TGCATCCCATGGGGATAACGGGCGCAGACCTGTTCAGAAAACCCTGCGGCCTTCCAAATCCGGTTACAGAAGACAGAAGAGCCCTCTCTCCTTCTTGCATTGATTGTTACAAGGAAGAATTTGAAAATACGGTGAGCCTGAAGAAAAGTTGCATGTGTCACAAAAAAACCGTTAATTAACGGCATTGAATTTCGACGCAGGCGCAATGCCGGTTGAAGAGAAGGCAATGGAAGAGCGAGCATTCAAAGATTTGCTCATATGAAAATACTCAAAACAACAGTGTTTCTTGTAACATGCGCTTTTACATACTGTCAACTTCCATGCTGTGCAGGCGGAGAGGCGGGAGGCGGCTCACGGGTTGCGGCTTAAAAGGGATAACCACGCCTTTTCCCTTGTCGATCTGTTATCTCGTGGTATAAATTTCGACGCATGGAAAGGTCGTTTTCCTTGAAATACTTCCTCCCCGCGGGTGTCACGATTTCGATCCGGTGGAAGTGTGTCGCCTCCCTGACCACACTTCTAATGGAATGGCGGTACCGAGGGACGCCTCGTATCTTCTGAAGGGATAGATTTTTTCCCGCTAATGTAAGGTGGCCATAAGATGTATTTAGAGTTTTACGGACTCAAGAAAGAGCCTTTTCATATCACTCCGGACCCGGAATTCCTTTATCTCAGCCAGAGTCACAAAGAAGCCCTGGCTGCGATGATCTATGGGGTTCAACAAAGGAAGGGATTCATCGCCGTTACGGGGGAGGTCGGTCTCGGAAAGACGACGATCCTTCATTCCTTCCTGGAACAAATCAACCACGACCACATCAGAACCGTCTTTGTTTTCAATGCCAATGTTTCTTACGGAGACCTCTTGAAATTCATTGGAAGGGAACTGGGTGTGGAGTTTTCGTCGGACCAGACTTTTGAGATGGTTCACAGCCTGCACATGGCTCTGATCGAGGAGTACAAACAGGGAAATAATGTGGTGCTTCTTATCGATGAAGCCCAGAACATGCCGGTGGAGACTCTCGAAAATCTGAGGATGCTTTCCAATCTGGAGACATCCAAGGACAAACTTCTGCAGATCGTATTGGTCGGTCAGCCTGAACTCGAGAGTATTTTGAACCTGAACGAGTTGAGGCAGCTTCGTCAGCGCATTGCAGTGCATGCGATACTCGCTCCCCTTTCCCAAAAGGAGAGCTACGACTACATCGAGCACCGTTTATTGACATCGGGAGGCAGGAGTGCCGGCATCTTCGATCGGGGGGCCTTGAGACGTATCGTGCGACATTCGGCTGGCATACCGAGAAAGATCAACATCCTCTGTGACAATGCCCTGATCAATGGCTACGGCTATATGAAAAAGCCCGTTTCCGACAAAATCATCAAAGAAATGATCGCCGATCTGGAGGGAAAGCAGGTTGGACGGCAATGGAAATGGGTTTTCATTTCCATTACCGTCCTGGTTTTTATTGCCGGGCTGCTTTTGCTTTCTCCCTATGGCAAATGGATTCTATCGAATGTTGCGGGATTGGGGATGCTCAAGACGCGCATGAGTGCGTCTCAGCAGAGTCAAGGCACGCTTTTGCAAAAGAAGGCTGCCGCTCCTATGCCTTCCCAGTTCGATTCCGGCATCCAGAATACTTTGAAGATTCGTAAGAAGGTGCCTGAAACTGTGGACCGGGAAGAAAAATCCAAGACCTCCGAGTCTCCAGGTGTGGAATAAATCCAAGGTCTATCTGAGCAAGATCTTCAAGGAATGGTGGAAACCGTGGAATCCCCGGGAGAAGTGGATCGGTACGAATGAGCGTTTTTAGGGAGTGAGTCGCTCTTGAAATCCCCATTTACCATGGAGGCACAGAGATCACGGAGGAATCCCATAAGAATTCCAAAATCTTCTCCGTGCTCTCCGTGTCTCCGTGGTGAATAACGGGATATTAGAATCCGCCAACTCCCTTAAGTCAAAGGCACCGGTGAGTTCGATGCTCTCCGCGATTCCCCTGAGGCTTTGGAGGAAAGAATCGAGCGGCAGTGGCGAAGAATTCCCGGATATGATATTGGGTTCCATCAACAGACCGAAAATGTGAAAACTGCAAAGGTGAGCAGGCACGGTTGATGCCATGGTCACCCTGTAGTTGCCTGCTTGGTATGTTGTGCACAATGTTTGATAAGGAGTTTTTCTGATCCTTGCGGCTGAATAGGCTGCATTCAAGTCATCCAATCAAAAGGCTGGTGAAGTTGTATGCAAGAAGAATATCAGGAGAGTTTTGAGGAAAACGAAGAAAAGAGCTTTGCCGAACTTCTGGAAGAGAGTTTTATAAAACCCGAAAGATTGGAGCCGGGCCAGAAGGTGAAGGCGGTGATTGTCAAGATCACCCCTGAGACCGTTTTTATCGATCTCGGAGGTAAAAGCGAAGGATATATCGACAGCAAGGAATTCCTGGATGCCGAAGGCCGCCTCACAGTGAAAGAAGGCGATACCATCCAGGCGTATTTCCTTTCGAAAGGTCAAAACGAAAAACTTTTCACTACCAAGATCGGTGCAGGGGACAGTGCGCGCCGGTTTCTGGAAGAAGCATGGCAAAACGGCATTCCTGTGGAAGGCTTGGTGGAAAGAGAGATCAAGGGCGGTTTTGAAGTCAAAATTGCCGGAAACGTGCGCAGCTTTTGTCCTTTTTCGCAGATGGGTTTGCACAGGGTCAATGATCCTGGTCAATTTATTGGACAGCGGCTTCATTTTAAGATCACGGAATATGCTGAAAAGGGACGCAATGTGATCGTCTCCAACAGGGCCGTTCTGGAAGAAGAACGCCAGACCCAGAAGGAGCTTTTGAAGAAATCCCTACAGGAGGGAATGACCGTCAAGGGTGTCATCACTTCCATTCGGGATTTCGGCGCTTTCGTCAATATTGGAGCCATCGAGGGATTGCTTCCCGTTTCTGAGATCAGTTGGGGGAGAGTGGAAGATATCCGCAATGTTCTGAATGTCGGGCAGGAAGTGGAGGTGGTGATTGTCAAGCTGGACTGGGAGAATGACCGTTTTTCGTTCAGTCTGAAAGAAGCATTGCCCGATCCCTGGGACACGGCGGAAGCGAAGTATCCCGTGGGATCTTACCAGAGGGGCACTGTGGTGCGTCTCACCAATTTCGGAGCTTTTGTTTCCCTTGGCGAAGGGGTGGACGGACTGCTGCATATTTCCAAATTGGGTGCGGGCAAACGCATCAATCATCCCCGTGAGGTGCTCGCGGTCGGCCAAACCGTGGAGGTCAAAATTGAATCTCTGGATAAAGATAACAAGCGGATTTCCCTTTCAATGGTTCTCGACAATCGCAGAGACGAAGAAGAGGATGCAACCGGGGATTATGAAAGCTATCTGGAAGAAAAACCAAAATCCATGGGGACGCTGGGAGACATGCTGAAGGCCAAGCTCTCGAAAAAAAATAAAAAATAGAGCGTCTTCTGAAACTTCCGAGAGCGGACAGGGGGATTCTATAGCAAGAGAATTTCGTGACTTCGCGTTGCGCACCTCTTGCTATACTCTGCGCGGCTGAGACCCTGACTTCTCGATGACCCTGAAGTCAAGGTTTCAGCCGTTTGCGGCATATAATCCTCCATGAAATTTCCTGTGATTTTAGGAAAACTGAACCATTTCAAATTTCAACTCCTTTCCGCCGATCGCATCAGATTTTCCACTGCGGCGCATTCCAGTCCGAAGGGCAGATAGCCCGCGTATCCGAGTAAAGGCATTTCAAAAAGTTCAAACCTCTGCACGAAGGGAATGGTGTATTCCCATCGTGCCAGGCTGTAATAGTTCCACATTT
This region of Desulforhabdus amnigena genomic DNA includes:
- a CDS encoding ExeA family protein, producing MYLEFYGLKKEPFHITPDPEFLYLSQSHKEALAAMIYGVQQRKGFIAVTGEVGLGKTTILHSFLEQINHDHIRTVFVFNANVSYGDLLKFIGRELGVEFSSDQTFEMVHSLHMALIEEYKQGNNVVLLIDEAQNMPVETLENLRMLSNLETSKDKLLQIVLVGQPELESILNLNELRQLRQRIAVHAILAPLSQKESYDYIEHRLLTSGGRSAGIFDRGALRRIVRHSAGIPRKINILCDNALINGYGYMKKPVSDKIIKEMIADLEGKQVGRQWKWVFISITVLVFIAGLLLLSPYGKWILSNVAGLGMLKTRMSASQQSQGTLLQKKAAAPMPSQFDSGIQNTLKIRKKVPETVDREEKSKTSESPGVE
- the rpsA gene encoding 30S ribosomal protein S1; the protein is MQEEYQESFEENEEKSFAELLEESFIKPERLEPGQKVKAVIVKITPETVFIDLGGKSEGYIDSKEFLDAEGRLTVKEGDTIQAYFLSKGQNEKLFTTKIGAGDSARRFLEEAWQNGIPVEGLVEREIKGGFEVKIAGNVRSFCPFSQMGLHRVNDPGQFIGQRLHFKITEYAEKGRNVIVSNRAVLEEERQTQKELLKKSLQEGMTVKGVITSIRDFGAFVNIGAIEGLLPVSEISWGRVEDIRNVLNVGQEVEVVIVKLDWENDRFSFSLKEALPDPWDTAEAKYPVGSYQRGTVVRLTNFGAFVSLGEGVDGLLHISKLGAGKRINHPREVLAVGQTVEVKIESLDKDNKRISLSMVLDNRRDEEEDATGDYESYLEEKPKSMGTLGDMLKAKLSKKNKK